The genomic interval TCGTGCCTGAGCCGGCGGGCGTCTGCCCCTGGGCGGAGGGCCGGCGACCGTGATCCTCACCGTCACCCTGAACGTCGCCCTCGACGTCACCTACGGCGTCGACAGCCTGCGCCCCCGCACCTCGCACCGGGTCGGGTCCGTCCACCGGCGGGCCGGAGGCAAGGGCGTCAACGTGGCCCGGGTGCTCGCCGGGCGGGGGCGTGACGTCGCCGTCACCGGGCTGGTCGGCGGCCCCACGGGCGCGCTGGTGCGCGAGGACCTGCGCGCGGTGCCCGGGCTGCGTGACGAACTCGTCCCCGTCGCGGGCGACTCGCGGCAGACCGTGACCGTCGTGTCCGGTGACGACGGGGACGCCACCGTGTTCAACGAGCAGGGCCCGCAGGTGAGTCCGCGGGAGTGGCGGACGTTCGCCGAGCGCTTCGCGGTGCTGGTGCGCGAGGCGTCGGTGGTCACGCTCTGCGGCAGTCTGCCCCCGGGGCTGCCCGAGGACGCGTACGCCCGCCTGGTGCGCACCGCCGCCGGGAGGGGGGTGCTGACCGTGCTGGACACCAGTGGCGCCCCGCTGCTCGACGCGCTCGGCGCAGGGCCCGACGTCGTCAAGCCCAACGCGGCCGAGCTCCTGGCGGCCACCGGGTCCGAGGACGCCGGGGCGGGCGCCGAGCGGCTGCGCGCCCTCGGCGCACGGTCCGTCGTGGTGTCCTCAGGACCCGGCGGGCTCCTGGCCGTCACACCCGACGGCCGCCGGCGGGCCGTGCCGCCCGAGCGGCTGGCCGGCAATCCCACCGGGGCGGGCGACGCCTGTGTCGCCGCGCTCGCGGCGGGGCTCGCCGACGGCGCGGGCTGGCCGGCCGTCCTGCGCGAGGCGGTGGCCCTGTCGGCCGCCGCCGTCGTCCGCCCCGTGGCCGGCGAGGTCGACGCCGCCGCCTACGAACGTCTCCGTACCACCGTGACCGTGGAGGATCTCCATGCCCCTCAGCCCCACTGACGACATCGTCGGCCCCGCCTCCCGCGCCGGCGTCGGTGTCGGGGCGTTCAACGTGGTGCAGCTCGAGCACGCCGAGGCGATCGTCGGCGGCGCGGAGGCCGCGGGCCGCCCGGTGATCCTGCAGATCAGCGAGAACACCGCCCGCTACCACGGCGGCCTCGAGCCGATCGGGCTGGCGACCCTCGCCGTCGCGCGCGGCGCGCTGACCCCCGTCGCCGTGCACCTCGACCACGCGGAGTCCGTGGACCTCGTGCACGAGGCCGTACGGCTCGGCTTCTCGTCCGTGATGTTCGACGCCTCCACGCTCCCTTACAAGGAGAATCTGCGGTCGACCCGTGAGGTCGCCGAGTACTGCCACGCCCGGGGCGTGTGGGTGGAGGCGGAACTGGGAGAGGTCGGCGGGAAGGACGGGGCGCACGCGCCGGGGGTGCGGACCGACCCCGCACAGGCGCGGGACTTCGTCGCCGCCACGGGGGTCGACGCGCTGGCCGTGGCGGTGGGCAGCTCGCATGCCATGACCACCCGCGACGCCGTGCTGGACTTCTCCCTCATCTCGGCGCTGCGCGACGCGGTGAGCGTGCCTCTGGTGCTGCACGGCTCGTCGGGCGTGGCGGACGCGGAGCTGGCGCGGGCGGTGCGGGCCGGCATGACGAAGGTCAACGTCTCCACCCACCTGAACAAGCGGTTCACGCGGGCCGCGCGGACGTATCTGGACGCGCATCCGTCGGCCGTGGACCCGCGCCGGTACCTCGGTCCGGCGCGGGACGCCGTCGCGGAGGCGGTGACGCGTCTGCTGGAGGTGCTGCACGGTGAGCCCGACTGAGCCGCGGCGGGTCGTCGCGCACCGCGCGCCGCAGGAGTGGGACAGGCACGGGGGTCCGGCGTTGTGACCGCCCGGTTCCACCACCCGTAGGGGGATCTGGCAGGCTGGTGCACGCGGCAACCACGCGCGGACGACGAGGACCGGCGCCGGACCGCCCCTACCGACCAGGCACCGCTGCCACCGGACGATGACCGGTGGCGCTGTGCCCAGCGGTGCGCGCCCTCACCCGGCTCCTATTCGGAAGGTTCCCCTCCGCATGCCCTTGGCCCTGTTCGCCCTGGCCGTCGTCGCGTTCGGCATCGGCACGACCGAGTTCGTCACCATGGGTCTCCTCCCCCAGATCGCCGACGGCCTGGCGGTGTCCGTGCCGGCCGCGGGCAACCTCGTCTCCGCCTACGCGCTGGGCGTGGTGATCGGCGCGCCGCTGCTGACCGCGATCGGCGCGCGGGTGCCGCACAAGCGGCTGCTGCTGATGCTCACGGGCGTGTTCGTCGTCGGGAACGTGGCCTCGGCGCTCGCGCCGAACTACGGGCTGCTGTTCGCGGCGCGCGTCCTGGCGGGACTGCCCCACGGGGCGCTGTTCGGCGTCGGCGCGGTCGTCGCCTCCAAGCTGGTCGCGCCGGACCGGGCGGCCCGTGCGGTGTCGATGATGTTCCTCGGTCTCACGGTCGCCAACATCGTCGGCGTCCCCGCCGGGACGGCACTCGGGCAGCAGTTCGGCTGGCGGTTCGCGTACGCGGCGGTGGCCGTCATCGGCGTCCTCGCCCTCGCGGCGCTGGTGCGGCTCGTCCCGCACCAGCCGCGGGGCGAGCAGGCGGGAGTCGTGCACGAACTGCGCGCGATGAAGAACAAGCAGGTGCTGCTCGGGCTGGTCACGGCGGTCGTCGGGTTCGGCGGCTTCTTCGCCATGTACAGCTACCTCGTGCCGATGCTGACCAACCTCACCGGGATCGCGGACTCGTCCACGACTGTGGTCCTCGCGCTGTTCGGCGTCGGCATGACGCTCGGCACGCTCGTCGCGGGACCGCTCACCGACCGGGCGCTGCGCCCCACCCTGTACGGCGGGTTCGCGCTGCTCGCGGCGGCGCTGGTGACGCTGCACTTCGTCATCGGGCACCTGGTGCCGGCGCTCGTCGTCATCACGATCACGGGCG from Streptomyces sp. DH-12 carries:
- a CDS encoding class II fructose-bisphosphate aldolase codes for the protein MPLSPTDDIVGPASRAGVGVGAFNVVQLEHAEAIVGGAEAAGRPVILQISENTARYHGGLEPIGLATLAVARGALTPVAVHLDHAESVDLVHEAVRLGFSSVMFDASTLPYKENLRSTREVAEYCHARGVWVEAELGEVGGKDGAHAPGVRTDPAQARDFVAATGVDALAVAVGSSHAMTTRDAVLDFSLISALRDAVSVPLVLHGSSGVADAELARAVRAGMTKVNVSTHLNKRFTRAARTYLDAHPSAVDPRRYLGPARDAVAEAVTRLLEVLHGEPD
- a CDS encoding hexose kinase, with the protein product MILTVTLNVALDVTYGVDSLRPRTSHRVGSVHRRAGGKGVNVARVLAGRGRDVAVTGLVGGPTGALVREDLRAVPGLRDELVPVAGDSRQTVTVVSGDDGDATVFNEQGPQVSPREWRTFAERFAVLVREASVVTLCGSLPPGLPEDAYARLVRTAAGRGVLTVLDTSGAPLLDALGAGPDVVKPNAAELLAATGSEDAGAGAERLRALGARSVVVSSGPGGLLAVTPDGRRRAVPPERLAGNPTGAGDACVAALAAGLADGAGWPAVLREAVALSAAAVVRPVAGEVDAAAYERLRTTVTVEDLHAPQPH
- a CDS encoding MFS transporter, with translation MPLALFALAVVAFGIGTTEFVTMGLLPQIADGLAVSVPAAGNLVSAYALGVVIGAPLLTAIGARVPHKRLLLMLTGVFVVGNVASALAPNYGLLFAARVLAGLPHGALFGVGAVVASKLVAPDRAARAVSMMFLGLTVANIVGVPAGTALGQQFGWRFAYAAVAVIGVLALAALVRLVPHQPRGEQAGVVHELRAMKNKQVLLGLVTAVVGFGGFFAMYSYLVPMLTNLTGIADSSTTVVLALFGVGMTLGTLVAGPLTDRALRPTLYGGFALLAAALVTLHFVIGHLVPALVVITITGGLSSLITTPVQMLLMTKAQDAPTMAAASNHSAFNLANAGGAWLGGLVIAAGWGWSSPTLVGAALAVIGLALAATGGYLDRDSRASKVVLASTGGGAERAPGREAPAAACGKDPSA